CACAGCAATCACTTTGTCTGCATTGGATTTTATTTATGACGACTCATGATTGTCAAAAAACAAACTTAGTCGGCTTGTTGCATTTGGACTGGAGTTGAGGCGGGTACTATAATTAATGACATTAAGACTTCCTGCTTGGTCATATTTGGACATTTTGTGTCACGTCATTTGGAATTTATGCTTTGGTCAcagtagtgtttgtgtgtgtgcacgtgcgtgtgtgtgtggtgataTCGAAGTCGTCTGTTgctggctccgcctcctcacGCTTGTAGTGTGAGAAAGCATAGTGAGCGCTTGTGCAAATATTTTGGGACGTCTGATGAGCTGATTGATGGATGAGGCAGCTCACCGGGAGCGCTCTAGCGGCGGCTCGCTGGTCCGCACTGTTGATCCTGGTTCTGGTTCTACTTCAAAATGTGCTTCCCGTTGTGTGCGATAATGTGTGAAAGACTGCACTTTGTTTAGATTTGTTTTGATCTTGTCATACGTTGGAGATGTTTTAAGGCCCGCCGCACACCAAGCGATGTGGCTGAATGCGGTTGAAGTGAACAATCGCGAACGACTCCTCCGCCGCTCACCTGGCGATTGACGCTGGCGCACATTCCAACCAGCTGCAACGGCAAAACTGCGGCCCCTGGTCTTCCTATTGACAAATAGTTTTAAGGTTCCACATGTGCTGTACTGTATAAAAATTACATAACATGTTTGGATGTGAACGCAACTTGAATCAGGTGTGAAATCAGTTCAGTACACATGTATCACAGTAAAGCATGTGAACACATTTTGATAGTGTGCCTCAGGTCTGGAACTACATAAACCAGCGTGGATTAGTAGTTAGCGTAGACTTATCTTCTTATCCATGTTTAAAACTGGTTTGAAACAGATGTGAATCAAGTTCAAAAGCATTGTGAACACAGTGTGGACCAAATAGTGTGAATGAGGTGTGAACCGGGTTTTAAACGTGCAAGTATTTGAACCAGTTGGGAACGAGGCTTGAAAGTTGTTTGAACACTACCTAGACCATATAACCTGATCCATATCTGAACCAGATAGGAGCATGAGCTATCCAAACTATGAAACCTGACAGTATTGGTTTGAAACAGATAGAAAATGAGTATGAATTTGAACCAGGTTTGAATTAGGTTTGAAAGCAAAAGGAAGTTGATGTGCCGTGTGAGATAGTCTGAACCAGATTCACCACGCCAGTGTTATTTTCATGATGGTTGTCTGTTGTCTTTTTTCCCGCAATAGAAGATGGCAATGTGACCAGGAACGATGAAGGTGTGATGAGTCGTGTGAGCAAAGAGCAATTGTGATGAAGAGGAGGCTGTGGGCGTGTAGAAGAGGAGGTGATGAAGAGAGCAGATAACGGCAGAATTAGTGCGTTTGATTGATTTTGTGTACAACTCAAGCGTTGGATCATTGATCTTCACTCACAAACACTTTTACACCATTTGGACTCtataacaacaacagcagcagcagcagtcaccATGCTACGTACCTGATGCTAAGTCATGCTACGTGATACAAGCTGATGCTAGGCGATGCTAAAGTGGTCTGGCCTTCTTTAAATAAAAACTTATCAGCGTGACAAAGTGCTAAAACCTTTTTCTGGCTCGTGCGTGTTAAGGCTGTTTTATCACCTCTTGCGTGACGTGCGCGCTCGTGCTAAACGTGTTTATCACGACGTGCGTGCGCTAAGTGTATATGCCACACTTTGCTTTTGATAACCATGACTGCATTAGTGACATTTTTCACACAAATACACGTCGTACCTGTCATGATAAACACACCTAATGCACACATAGTACTAGCAAGTGAGGATAGTGATAGTGAATAGAGCTTGTtaatggcgtgtgtgtgtgtgtgtgtgtgtgtggtctttgAAGTCAAACAAGGATAATGTAGTGAGACAGATGAAAGTGTAAGTATCAACCAGATGTGAACATGGTGTGTAAAAGCAAAGTGGATTTATTCAAACCTGACAGGCTTGAAGACAATCCGATGCCGTTCGGCGTGAACCAGGTTAGAAATAGATCTGACCAGATATGAACACAAACCAGAGTTGAATGTATATGTTACGTGCGTGTGTTTCAGATTTATGACTCCGAAGGAACGTTGTGTCACTTCCTGGATGGCAACGATCCGGCTAAATCGAGCTGGATGAGGTACATCCGATGCGCCCGACACTGCGGAGAGCAGAACATGATGGTCGTTCAGTACAGGTACAaacttgctaatgctaaatgtTCACTGTTAGCATTGTTGTCAATACCTAGTAAACaaacctgtaaaaaaaaaaatacaggagcACTTTACTGAACAAGCTTAACTTATGCCACTTACCTCAGCCTCATTAGAATTTAGCTAGTTAGTTCATGGTCGTTTTGTCTTAGCCTAGAATTGTTTTTATCAGTTTAGTTTGTTAGCCTAATATGGTTTATTTTTGCATAACTTTTGTCATACATAACCAGAGTTTTACCTTACTATTACATAAGCCGtttctcaaatcgcatttttgtCCATTCTTACGTGAAACGTCATCAGTCGCAGCCAAAGTCCTGTTCCAATTGAAAGTACGCATAAACCAAGAACACACGGAATACCCGGATGTTGTTCTTGTCTGCTAGCTTAAACCACGGATGCATCGGTTGGTGACTTGTGAAGACTTGGCTGGGAAAATATCCCGAGATGCGTTTCGTGCTGCTATCAAAATGGCTAATGCGGCAACGGAGGAGAGGACTCATGTTTGTAAGTTGAAATCTAGTCACGTGATTTATCTGTGATGAACTACGGAAATACACCAGAGAGGAAATTTACAAGTACACATGCGTTCCAATTACAAGGTGACTTGCGTTGTAAGgaggtcactttttttccccactgcgTTCTTACGAAGACCATACTTGCCGAGTTCACGAGATCTTACTCTGCACTCTTGATCTTGAGAAACGGCTATAATAACATTTATGTATTAGTTAGATGATCTTAGTCTACCATCAACTTACAATTTTCTAGTCTAGCTTAGTTAGTGTAGCATACAGTATTTTTGACATTGTCGAGTTTTAGGACTTCTTTGGACCTAATTGCTAATGTGGCTGTGGTGTGAGCAAAAGCACTTCTTTAAAAGTCGAAAGTTGCCTCGTGTCAAGCATGTTTCATTTTGTCTTAGCACACCTGGGAGGGGTGGGGGCAACATGTCAACACAGTCAGGATGGGCCTGGCTGCAAATCAAGCATACCCCTGACCTCACACCAGATAAAACGAGAATTAGGTGGTGGGGGGGTGCTGTTTGATCCgtgcttgctgctgctgcaccgAGGCGAGCGGTGTCGCACATCAAAGAGTCTCATCAGGCGGTCAGGtatgaaaaaaagcaaaacaaacacgCCCGCAGTCTCACAGAGGGGGCGTGGTCTTGACTGCGATACATTTTTGGGGTTTTCTTGCTATCAAGCAGTGTAGTACTCAAGTCACACAAATACATCACCTTATACTTATAACTTGCATTAAAGTCATGCGGTAATACAGCTTATCTTCGCTTCTCACCGCTCAACAAGCTAGGCGAGGCTCGAGTTAGCCACATTAGCCACATTAGCGACAAGGtccaaaaaaaagaagtcctTGAGCATTACTCACGTTAGCGATGAGGTCCTTCAacaatttgtgtttgtgtgttttaggTCGAGCATCTTCTACCGGGCGTGCCTGGACATCCCTCGAGGAAGCGAGCTCCTCGTTTGGTACAACGATTCATACACTTCCTTCTTCGGAATTCCGCTGCAGTGTGTCGCTCAGGATGAAAACCGTGAGACTTTTTCTGAGTTTCTTCTAGAATACATTGCCATTACGCTAATGAGACTAGAAGCTGACATGGACATGGGGACAAAGGTCTTATCCAACACGTTGGACACACGTAGAGCACAGATAGACCTCCAAAATAGACTTGACATAATTTGCATGATAGCTGAAGAACACACGTTTTCAGGGTGAACTTTTATAGGACCCAGAGAGAACGTGATGACACAGACCAAGAACATATGTAGCTATTGGACTCAGATCTTCGACATGGTTCTAAAATGGATGTGTTGTGCGTGCAGTGAACGTCCCCACGTCTGTTTCGGAGGTGATGTCTCGCCAGGAGTCcttacaacagcaacaacaacaagcacCCTTTGGCAAGAGCGGCAAAGCCACGGCGTCCTTGTCGTCGTCCGTGCGCTCCATGGTGTTTCCTCAGATATCGTGCAGCAGAGGTTTCTCCATGCTGGACAAGAGCGGAGCGCCCTTCCCTTCATCCGAGTCGTCTTTTGGCCAGCTGTCCTCCAAAAACCAAAGAGTCTTGGCCAGTCCCACGTCCACCAGCCAGCTCAGCAGCGAGTTCAGCGACTGGCATCTGTGGAAGTGCGGACAGTGCTTCAAGACCTTCACGCAGAGGATCCTGCTACAGATGCACGTCTGTCCGCAGAACCCCGACAGGTAAAGAACACAATCACAACCATGGTCTGGACTCAACTGGAAGATACTGGACTTTAGACTAAACTAGAATAGATTGCAATCAACTTGACAGGACAAGTTTAGTGGAGAACAAAATGAGCTGGACGAGACTGGACTGGTCTGGATGCCAATAGACTAGTACTAATTTAATAGTAGGCTAGTCGGGTTGAGACTAGAATAGTTTAAATAAACTCAATTAGACTTGACAAGACTGGAATTGACTGAACTGGAATTGACTACAATAGATTGGACTGGACCTGAAAGACACTTGACTGGACTAGACTAGAGAACAAAAGACTACAATGGAATCTTCAAGGAGAACAGCCATACTGGACTAGAATAAGCTCGTCTGGACTCCATCAACAGAACTGAACTGAACTTGAATGAGGTGTGCTATAGACTAGTAGAGGCGAGACTGGACTTGACTGAACTGGACTTAACGAGACTAGAGTGGATTTTGAAGTGACGTAGACCATGAATAGAAGCACATACTTAAGGTTTTTGATGCaaagtgtgtgtacgtgtgtgtgtgtattgtgtcatgatgacacacacacacacgcgcgtgtgTGATGATCTATTGGAGAATTTTTGCTTATCTTTATattgtgtagtgtgtgtgtttgcgtgtgtgcataAATCACGGTGGCGGCAGTGTAGAAATTGTGGTTGTCACGGTGACGGGTGGGCAGGCGGGGCCGGTGTCACCGGGTCaataaatgaaaaggaaaatgaaaaagtgTCTGCTGATGTGCAAAATGTCAATAACAACATTTTATCCACACTACCGTCGCTCTTTATAGAGTTACGGGGACGTTCATCCAAAAAACCAAACCACTGTCCAAATGTAGCTGTTGAATATCAAGGATTTTAAGTTCCTGGGTTTTTAGTTACATCTAGGAACGTTCGgacattttgtgtgtttggaGGGCAGTAACAAGATTAGGTCCCGGGtaattgattttgttcaaaaatagACCCCGTTTGAAATGTAGTACTTTTGGATTTGATCCTTGTAGTTCCAAGAATACTTGTAGCCACATCTGCTAGTTCAAGATACTTTTGGTGGAAGTAGGAACTTCTGGAATGTTGCTGAACATGTAATTAGATCCTTAGAGTTAAGGAAGAACAATTCGGACTACAagttcatcatgtgaccatgcgATGCTTTCATCAATAGTGCAGacatgatgaggatgatgatggccGGAAGATGtgacagttttgtgtgtgtgcgtttgtgtgtgtggaccCGCAAATGATTGATTGTGTATTGATGAAGTGTGAGTGCTGATTTATTATCTCTGctctcaaacacacaaacatgtcatcatagcaacacacacacagttttccCACGTCAGTCTTTCactaaattgtgtgtgtgtctttcctCAGGTCATGTGTTAGGACAAGTGAATGTTAGTCATTAGTAATCACGTTGAAACTAGTACTCACTGAAACTTTTCACACGCTCACGAACACAATATTGGCGTTAGCGATGTTGCCGTAGCATTTGTTGGTAGTTAGCGACCGAGCTTGTAGCAATGTAACGCCACACAGAAAAGCTAGGTTGCTAGCTGCCGTGTTGTCGCTGGCGGTGTCCCTGGGGAGAagctaacacacacacgcacacgcactcgtGTGTAATAAACAATAAGCGCACATTAATCTTGATGCCGcgcttgaataaataaatcaaaaagttCCTCTCATTGATCACTGCAAGTATTCACGATCAATATCGGCTTCATAGAAAAgcgcaaattaataaataagaAATAATAAACACGCCAGCGCTTATACAATGACACTTGATAaatgagcgcacacacacacacacactcacacacgtggCAATCTGCAAGAGAGGATATTCACTTTTAGTGTTAATGGGAATAAGTGTGTTGTTTTCTGACCGTGTATTTCTCAATGTGcgagtagtgtgtgtgtgtttatagtgtgtatgcgtgtgtactAAATGTGTCTAGATGTGTGTCATCTGCCGGTGTAAataagtgtgcatgtgtgaatcTGTTTTGAATGTGTTGTTGTGGGTTCTACCATGAGGGGGCGCCAAAGATCAGAGTGTATTACTAACCGCAgctccctctcctcctcctgttgAAGGCCGTACCAGTGCGGCCACTGCTCGCTGTCCTTCTCACAGCCATCGGAGTTGCGCAACCACGTGGTGACGCACTCCAGCGACCGGCCCTTCAAGTGCGGCTACTGCGGACGCGCTTTCGCCGGCGCCACCACGCTCAACAAccacatacgcacgcacactgGCGAGAAGCCCTTCAAGTAAGTCGCCCTcacgacacacacatgcacgcacacggcATTTTGTGAATGCTCCTTCTTCACCTTCTGGTCATGTGATGCCACCTGTCTTCATTCGTAATCCTAAAGTCAATCAAAACCCAAATTTGAAATCCCAACCTTGTCCGACCCTAGTTTGCATCCTCACTCTGAATCCTAAACCCTAGTTTGGAGTACTACTCTGAAGCCTTAGCCCTAgtgtgaaaccctaaccttaatttaaaaccctaactcTGGTTTACAACCCTGGTTTGGAACCCTAACACTCGCTTTAAATCTTAACCCTGACTTAAAACCCGAGGTTTTTCTGGAGAGCCTAGATAATCTACTTTAAAGCGTAACCTTCCACGATGTGGATCGGCCATCTTTGGTCCCGTCAACTGGTTAGTAGCCTCCATACACTTGTCACACTAAATTGAAGTTAGCGGCGCGCTAATGGCTGTCGTTGCGCTGCGGCTCGGACGCAATTAGCGAGAACGGCGTCGAGGTCACGTCGGGCGACGCGCCATTAACGACCAATCGCGGTGACGTGACACGCCGCCTGCCAATCAACTTCAACAcggcgcacgtgtgtgtgttggtcgTCTTGTCATCGGGCCCATCAAGGCGTTGTCACGTCGTGTTGCGGTGCGGACGTGACAGACACTTTGATGGCAACTGTTCGaacgaaaaacaaagaaaattccGTCTATCCATCCAAGTAAAGGTTTGGTTGAAGTTCAATAAAGACAGCCCATAAAAgcactcaggaaaaaaaaagcaagataaATAAAATAGATTCAATCCAAAATGtaattgtaaaacaaaaaataatacatataaAGAAATCGACCCAAATAAAtctacttaaaaaaataaaccaataaaataaattagataaaataaagaaaactcTACAGTAGTCATTTAAAACGAGTAAATAAATACGCTTGAATCATCCACgtatacaaaaataaatgtgattaCATCATGAACGTTGCGAATGTACAAGTAAGCGGTTGACCCCATGACCTGATTTTTTTGACACACATTTCGTGACGTGTGCACGACACTTTCTTTTGTGTCCTGTTTTTTGAGTCACGTCGTCAAATCAAAACCTTAGCACCCATGTAACATATGACTTTCGTTTCACCGATCAATAGGGTTCTCACACGCGCTCGACTTAAAAGGCTTCCTCAATTGCGTGTGACACCGTGCGCACGTGTGAGTGTGATGGGAATTCCCCTCAGCAGCTGGCTTGATAGATTAttgacgagtgtgtgtgtgcacgcgggtGTGAAGATCACAGCAGCAATTCTAGCTGACGGCTCCGTTGACCTCACACACACTTTGTACTGTCAATGTCTATTACTCTTGACAACACACTCCtctcgtgtatgtgtgtgtgctggtgtGTTTGAATCCCAGAGTAACGTAAGGTGTGACATCATCGCAAGATCATCATCATACACACTAggattagtggtagggttagggctagggttcatGGTAGGGTTAAGGGTCCAATTTTAGGGTTGGCGATAGGGTTCAGTTTGGGTGTGGGTTTACAGCTGGGGTTGGAGGTTTCAATTTGCGTTttaaactcttttttttaacaagggtTGGTTTTACATTGAAAAAAATTTAATCGGGGTTTGAAAGCTGGTAAATGCTCATCTTGAACGTTATTATTGTTTTGGCTCTTTTTGTGTTTAGATGCGAGCGCTGTGATCGCAGTTTCACTCAGGCCACCCAGCTGAGCCGTCACCAGAGATTACCCAACGAATGTAAACCCAACAGCGAGGGATCAGTGGGAGGAGACTCCATAGAGGTGGACTAGAATGCAAGGCAGGTCGGCAGAACTCAaatctcaaccaaattctcccttTGGCCGCCGTCTTCATTGCGAGCTTTTCTACCGCTGCTCACATCCAACGAGACTTTCGCTACGCATGGAATTGACTTACAGCACAATAACAAATTTCTTCCACAGTTctacaaaaaaatgtttcactGATGTTGTACCAAAGTTCTTCCACAGTGTTACAGAAGTCCTACCAATGttccagcaatttttttttaccaaaagcTACCACCAAACTTCTACCAATGTCATACCAAAGCTCCTGTGAATTAATTTCTACCAAAGTTCAACTGCTTCCAAAGTTCTCAAAGGTTTTACTGTAGTTCTTTAGATTTCCAAGTCTACTTGTGTTGTGCCAGCATTTTACTATAGTGCTACACTACCAAAGTTCCACAAAATTTATTTAaccctgtttttctttttttgtcaaccAAGGTTTGCCTAAAGTATACGAAGCTTCTGCTGGAATTGTAATTGTACTGGTGACACCAAAGGTCTACCAAATTTACTTCAATGTTACACCAAAGTTCTACCAAAGTTGTCCTATTTCTTCTGGTTATACCAGACGTCTGTCTACCACTAGTATACTGAAGTTAAACCAATCATCAACCCAACTTCTTTGAAGGTTATGCAAGGTTTTTTCCCAAAATGATGTTTCACCAAAGTCTACGAACACATTCTGCAAAGGCTACACCAAAGTTTTTTCCAAATTGTATCAGAGTGATACTTGTTATACCAAAGAGTAACCCAGCTGAAATGCTGCCAATGTTATGTTCCGACAAATTTACCCAATAGTTGAAAGTTCTCAATTTTCACATACTTGCTAAACTTGTAAGTTCTACCAAAGCGCCACAAGTTCCAAAGTGCTTGCTGAAATTCTACAACTGTCCTCATGATCAACTTGAGCTCCACCAAAGTTTTACAAAATATCCAGCAGCATTCCACTACTGTTCTACTTAAGTTCTTCTTAGGTTCTGTGGTCTGTCAAGAAGGAACAACTTCAAGAAGGCACTGCAGCTAGGACTTTTCCTCTGGAATGAGACGACGGAAGGTTTGACGCCTCACAAGCACACCAAAGATTGTCTGACATCatgtaggtaaaaaaaaaaaaaaaaaaaattaaaaaaggcgGCAGACACGtcatgaacataaaaaaaaagagaagatatTTATCTTGTGGCGGCACTTTGACTTATTTAACTTTGTGCATACTTCGCTTCACACTTGACCTTGTCTTCCATTTGTATCAtccaattatgttttttttttttgtgtgtgtgtttttgtaccaaaaagaagaaaaagcacaCTTGACACAGCAGCTTTACGGGCCTTTGACATTCATTGATCTATTTTTTGGGAATTTTTGCAAATTATCCACTCACTTTCTGTCTCAGAGCTGAACTCGTTAAATGAACAATAAAGTTGGGAATACAAGCATCCAAGATTTTTCATAGGATTATCTTTTGGTTTGGGGTGTTGAGTAATTTTTTCACCTTGATCTGCTCAGAAAGTAGGTCCACGCTTACCGATAAATGGGACGAAATTGAGCCTTCTCCTTTTTGGTCAAAGTTCCAATTATCAGGTGGTGTGAGTGATTTCTCCTTGATaatctgctaaaaaaaaaaaaagtaggttaCATACATGCTGATAATTGGACCTCTGGAGGATCAATTCTCCCTTGTCAGCAAGTAAATGAGTTGCCTGAGATAGGAAGTGGTGAAAAGTTTGTGTAcgtatgaaaaaacaaaaatgtcaaagaaACGATGCTTTTTGTCTCGCTCacgtttgcatgatttgaaattaaATACGTGAGACCTGAAGAAAACGAGGTCTAAAATAAAGGGAGTCCGTTTTGTCAAGTCATGCCTGTTAATCGTTCCGTTTGTTCCGTCATTTAAGAGTGCTCATAAAATTGAcaccggggggtggggggggggcatcatcatcatcgtgacGACTGAAGGCAGCTATTCAGACCTCCTGAAGCAGGGATCACCACATATATGATCGCATTTTTCCTG
This portion of the Syngnathus scovelli strain Florida chromosome 3, RoL_Ssco_1.2, whole genome shotgun sequence genome encodes:
- the prdm6 gene encoding putative histone-lysine N-methyltransferase PRDM6, which encodes MLKPGEASAAATAAASAFLKVDASSYLHHWQQLFPHTPLKPPLPAPSGPPHCTSSGAALAPASSSSVVVAQLPLAQHMALYGQALAPVGPGGPGGDAVGVAPPAENPALGRLLQVKEQSCGGVGVVSSSVKSVSGEEGGRTSTTVQTGGRMKLTAEELDYFLYGQQRMEIIPISSHNTDVNNRCDMCADNRNGECPMHGPLHSLRRLVGTSSATPAPLTLPDVPDWLRELPREVCLCTSTLPGLGYGICAAQRIPQGTWIGPFQGTPLMLDKVRCGGSRNTRHLWEIYDSEGTLCHFLDGNDPAKSSWMRYIRCARHCGEQNMMVVQYRSSIFYRACLDIPRGSELLVWYNDSYTSFFGIPLQCVAQDENLNVPTSVSEVMSRQESLQQQQQQAPFGKSGKATASLSSSVRSMVFPQISCSRGFSMLDKSGAPFPSSESSFGQLSSKNQRVLASPTSTSQLSSEFSDWHLWKCGQCFKTFTQRILLQMHVCPQNPDRPYQCGHCSLSFSQPSELRNHVVTHSSDRPFKCGYCGRAFAGATTLNNHIRTHTGEKPFKCERCDRSFTQATQLSRHQRLPNECKPNSEGSVGGDSIEVD